ACAATCCCGTCAATTTTGGCAATCTCTGCCGCATCTTTCGGGCGCCGGGCTTCGAACAATTCCGCCACACGGGGCAACCCGCCTGTAATATCCTTCGTCTTCGACTCCTTGCGAGGAGTTTTAGCTAGGACCTCACCGGCGGCGACTTTCTTACCGTCCTTGATCATGACGTGAGCGCCCGCGGGAATATTGTAAATGGAGGCCGGCTCATTGTTGCCATGGGAGACCACGATCTGCGGATGCAGATCTTCCTTGTGCTCCAGAACCACGGTCCCCATCAAACCGGTCGACTGATCGACATCCTTTTTGACGGTCACGTTCTCAATAAAGCCCTGGAAATGCACCACACCGGGCTTTTCCGCCAGAATCGGCACACTGTACGGATCCCACTCGATGAAGCTCTGCGTCTTTTTGACGTGACCGCCGTCGGCCACTGAAATGAGCGCCCCGATTGCGATCGAGTGGCGTTCCACCTCACGACCGGTGTCATCAAATACGCCCACCGATCCGTTTTTATTGAGGACAACAAAGCTTCCCTGATCATTCACGACCGTACGCATGTTCGTGTATTGAATCGTCCCGTCATGCTTCGCGATCACATGCGGCTGCTTGAATACCGCGCTGGCGGTACCACCAATATGGAACGTACGCATGGTTAACTGCGTGCCGGGCTCACCGATCGACTGGGCGGCAATGATGCCCACGGCCGTACCGATTTCCACAGGGCTGCCATTCGACAAATCCCGTCCATAACATTTGGCACAGATGCCGCGCTTGGATTCACAGGTCAGAACACTGCGAATACGGACTTTCTCGATATCGGCGTTCATGATCACTTCGGCCACGACTTCATCAATCAGCCCGCCCGCCGGAACAATCACCTCACGGGTTACCGGGTGGACGATGTCATTCAGAGCGGTACGCCCTTTCAGCCGATCCGCCAGAGACACGACGTTTTCGTCGCCCTCGCCGATCGCCTTGACTTCAATCCCGTTCAGGGTATTGCAATCCTGCTCGATGATTCTCACGTCCTGGGCCACATCCACCAACTTACGGGTCAAATACCCAGCGTCAGCGGTTTTAAGGGCGGTATCCGCCAACCCCTTACGTGCACCGTGCGTACTGATGAAATATTCCAGAACGCTCAAGCCTTCCCGGAAATTCGACACAATGGGACGCTCAATAATTTCACCTGACGGCTTGGCCATCAAACCGCGCATACCCGCCAACTGCCGGATCTGCTGGCGACTACCACGAGCCTTGGAGTCTACCATCATGAAAATCGGATTGGCTTCATCGCTATCCCCGTTTTCCTCAATGGCACGATACATGGCGTTAGAGGTCTCGTCCGTGGCCTGGGTCCAAATATCAACAATCTTGTTGTATCGTTCCCCGTCAGTGATGATACCGCGACGGTACTGGCTCTCAACTTCAGCCACCGACTTGTGAGCCTTGGCAATGATTTCTTCTTTTTCAGACGGAATAATCATGTCCGACAGACCGATGGAAATCCCGGCCAGGGTCGCATGCTCAAACCCGATGTTCTTCAGGCTGTCAAGCACACGCACGGTCACCGCGTTACCGCTCTGGCGGTAGCAGTGCCAGATCAATTTACCCAGGAATGATTTGTCGCAGCAGCGATTCACAAATCCGAGGGTGTCAGGCAGAATCTCGTTGAAAAACACGCGTCCCACGGTGGTTACCAACATCTTGGAATTGGTGTCACCAAACACGGTTGTCCGTTTGAGATCCGGGTTTTGGAAACGAATCCGGTGATGAATCTTCAAAGCTCCATCATCATAAGCCAACCGGACTTCACTGGCCTCGGAAAAGATGGGGAGGCGTTCCTGCTCCTGAGCCTTGCCTTCTTTTTTCCGGCGGACCTCTTTAATCCGGTCCTTCTGTGCGGAGGACGTCAGATAATAGATTCCCAGTGCGATATCCTGGGTGGGCGTCATCACGGGACGGCCACTGGAGGGTGAAAAGACGTTATGGGGCGACAGCATCAGCAACCGGGACTCAATCTGAGCCTCGATGGACAACGGCACGTGCACCGCCATCTGGTCACCGTCAAAGTCAGCATTATAAGCCGTACACACCAGCGGATGGACCTGAATGGCCTCCCCTTCAACCAGGGTAGGCTCGAATGACTGAATGCTCAAGCGATGCAAGGTGGGGGCACGATTCAGCATGACAGTCTTGTCACGCGTAATCTCCTCAAGGATCGCCCAGACCTCATCGGACTGTTTATCAATCAGTTTTTTAGCGGAACGGACGGTATGCGCAACCCCCATCTCCTTCAAACGCCGGATGATAAAAGGCTCAAACAGCACCAAGGCCATCTTTTTGGGCAGCCCGCACTGATGCAGCTTAAGTTCCGGTCCGACCACAATCACTGACCGTCCGGAATAATCCACACGTTTCCCCAGCAGATTCTGACGGAACCGGCCCCCTTTACCCTTCAGCATATCGCTCAGGGATTTCAGCGGCCGATTGCCGGCACCGGTGACCGCACGACCATGCCGGCCGTTATCGATCACCGCATCGACGGCTTCCTGCAACATCCGCTTTTCGTTCCGGATGATGACATCAGGCGTCTTGAGTTGCAGCAGGTTTTTCAACCGGTTATTCCGGTTGATGACGCGCCGGTAAAGATCATTGAGATCAGAGGTGGCAAAGCGCCCGCCCTCCAGAGGCACCAAAGGCCGCAAGTCCGGCGGGATCACGGGCAACACCTCGAAAATCATCCATTCCGGACGGGCGTTACTGGTCAAAAAGCCCTCAAGCACCTTCATCCGCTTGGAAATCTTTTTGCGGATCTGCTTGCTGCGCGTGGTTTCCATTTGCGCATCCAGCTCAACCATCGCCTTTTCGAGATCTAATTTTTTCATTAGATCACGTACCGCTTCGGCGCCGATTTTAGCGACGAAGGCATCGCTATATTTATCCTGAGCCTCCCGGTATTCCATCTCGCTCAGAAGCTGTTTTTCCTGAAGCGGGGTATCCCCCGGCTCAATCACCACGTAATCTTCATAATACAGGATCCGCTCAAGCGCACGCGCGGTCATGTCCAGCACCAGCCCAAGGCGGCTGGGAGTGCACTTGAAAAACCAGATATGCGAAACCGGCACCGCCAGATCAATATGACCCATGCGTTCACGACGCACCCGCGACTGGGTGATTTCAACGCCGCAACGGTCGCAGATCACGCCCTTGTGCTTGATGCGCTTGTACTTTCCGCAACTGCATTCCCAGTCCCGGGTGGGTCCGAAAATCCGTTCGCAGAACAAGCCGCCCTTTTCCGGCTTATAGGTCCGGTAATTGATCGTCTCGGGATTTTTAACCTCACCATGGCTCCACGCCCGGATTGTGTCCGGCGAGGCCAGGGAGATATTCACGGAATCAAACCCCTCCATCAGGGGCATTCCAAGCCGCTCACGGGCGGCAGAATTTGTAAAGGTACGTTCCGACATAGGTGACTCAGCGTTGCCGCCGCCTCCGTTAAACTCGTTTTTCCTTCGCTTCAGCCCGCACATCCAAACCAATAGCTCTCAGCTCATTGATCAAGACGTTGAACGACTCAGGGCGGTCCGCCTCAAGTACATTCTCACCTTTTACGATAGATTCGTAAATTCGTGTCCGTCCGGTGGTATCATCACTCTTGACGGTCAACAATTCCTGCAGAGCATAAGCGGCTCCATAAGCTTCCAGCGCCCACACTTCCATTTCACCGAGACGCTGGCCACCGTATTGCGCCTTACCACCCAGCGGCTGCTGAGTCACAAGGGAATAGGGACCCACGGCACGGGCATGAATCTTGTCGCTCACCAAATGATGCAACTTCAGCATGTAGATATAACCCACAACCACCCGCTGATCAAACGGTTCGCCCGTTCGCCCATCAAACAGTTGCGTCTTACCATCCGACGGAAGCTTCGCCTCATCCATCAAATCATGAATACGTTTCTCGGAAATACCATCGAAGACCGGGGTGCTCGCATAGAGCCCGAGAATCTTGCAGGCCCACCCCAGATGGGTTTCCAGCACCTGTCCGACGTTCATACGAGACGGCACACCCAGCGGGTTCAGCACGATATCCACCGGCGTTCCATCCGGCAGGAAAGGCATATCCGCCTCAGGCAGGATCCTGGCGACCACGCCCTTGTTACCATGGCGTCCGGCCATCTTGTCACCTACGGACAATTTCTTCTTGCTCGCGATATACACCCGGACTTGCTTGATAATCCCCTGGTCAACCTCGTCCCCGCTCTCCAGCCGGTCAATGGCGTTCTCGAACTCATGTTCAAGCTCGACAAATTTCTGCTGATGCTCGGCGATGATTTCCTGAATTTTGATCTGGATCGGGCTACTTTCGATCGCGATGTGAGCACTTTCGTTAGCCAGTTTCCGGAGCAATGTTTTGGTGATTTTGCGGTTCGCCGGGATAATGATTTCGCCTGAATCAATATTCAGCACATCCAGCGGAATCTTTTCTCCCAGGAGAATGTTGCTGAGGGCTTCAGTTAACTGATCAATCAGTTCCTGTTTCTTCCCCGCCTGCTCCTGCGTCACATTTTTGGCCTGACGCTTGCGTTCGGTCGGCGTCATCTTCTCGCGGGCGATATCCTTATGAGCAGACACCTTGACATCCATCACGATCCCGTAGGTACCGCTCGGAACCGTCAGGGAGGTATCCCTCACATCAGCGGCCTTTTCGCCGAAGATGGCCCGGAGCAATCGCTCTTCCGGCGCCAGCTCGGTTTCACTCTTGGGCGTGATCTTGCCCACCAGAATGTCATCCGGCTTCACTTCCGCACCGATGCGGATGACCCCGTCAGGGCCGAGATTGCGCAAGGCTTCTTCGCCGACGTTGGGAATATCCCGGGTGATTTCCTCAGGACCCAGCTTGGTATCCCGGGCGCCCACCTCAAACTCCTGAATGTGAACCGAGGTGAACACGTCCTCGCGGACGACTCGCTCGCTGATCAGAATGGCATCTTCGAAGTTGTAACCGCTCCAGGGCATAAACCCGACCAGCACATTCCGGCCAATCGACAACTCACCGTCACGGGTTGCAGGACCATCCGCCA
The DNA window shown above is from bacterium and carries:
- the rpoC gene encoding DNA-directed RNA polymerase subunit beta', giving the protein MPLMEGFDSVNISLASPDTIRAWSHGEVKNPETINYRTYKPEKGGLFCERIFGPTRDWECSCGKYKRIKHKGVICDRCGVEITQSRVRRERMGHIDLAVPVSHIWFFKCTPSRLGLVLDMTARALERILYYEDYVVIEPGDTPLQEKQLLSEMEYREAQDKYSDAFVAKIGAEAVRDLMKKLDLEKAMVELDAQMETTRSKQIRKKISKRMKVLEGFLTSNARPEWMIFEVLPVIPPDLRPLVPLEGGRFATSDLNDLYRRVINRNNRLKNLLQLKTPDVIIRNEKRMLQEAVDAVIDNGRHGRAVTGAGNRPLKSLSDMLKGKGGRFRQNLLGKRVDYSGRSVIVVGPELKLHQCGLPKKMALVLFEPFIIRRLKEMGVAHTVRSAKKLIDKQSDEVWAILEEITRDKTVMLNRAPTLHRLSIQSFEPTLVEGEAIQVHPLVCTAYNADFDGDQMAVHVPLSIEAQIESRLLMLSPHNVFSPSSGRPVMTPTQDIALGIYYLTSSAQKDRIKEVRRKKEGKAQEQERLPIFSEASEVRLAYDDGALKIHHRIRFQNPDLKRTTVFGDTNSKMLVTTVGRVFFNEILPDTLGFVNRCCDKSFLGKLIWHCYRQSGNAVTVRVLDSLKNIGFEHATLAGISIGLSDMIIPSEKEEIIAKAHKSVAEVESQYRRGIITDGERYNKIVDIWTQATDETSNAMYRAIEENGDSDEANPIFMMVDSKARGSRQQIRQLAGMRGLMAKPSGEIIERPIVSNFREGLSVLEYFISTHGARKGLADTALKTADAGYLTRKLVDVAQDVRIIEQDCNTLNGIEVKAIGEGDENVVSLADRLKGRTALNDIVHPVTREVIVPAGGLIDEVVAEVIMNADIEKVRIRSVLTCESKRGICAKCYGRDLSNGSPVEIGTAVGIIAAQSIGEPGTQLTMRTFHIGGTASAVFKQPHVIAKHDGTIQYTNMRTVVNDQGSFVVLNKNGSVGVFDDTGREVERHSIAIGALISVADGGHVKKTQSFIEWDPYSVPILAEKPGVVHFQGFIENVTVKKDVDQSTGLMGTVVLEHKEDLHPQIVVSHGNNEPASIYNIPAGAHVMIKDGKKVAAGEVLAKTPRKESKTKDITGGLPRVAELFEARRPKDAAEIAKIDGIVDFGANQRGRRCLLIRDSVTNDEEQHLIPMGKHIVVYKGDYVQKGQQLTEGPIVPQEILEICGPQELQEYLVNQVQEVYRLQGVEINDKHIEIIVRQMLRKVRITDAGDTDFLWGEQVEKQAFQEVNAKASAEGKRAAEASPALLGITKAALETESFISAASFQDTTRVLTEAATLGRIDTLYGFKENVIMGHLIPGGTGFPMFRNIKLVPLAEPIPEEDLRQESEELKKAKELLG